One window of Chryseobacterium indologenes genomic DNA carries:
- a CDS encoding translocation/assembly module TamB domain-containing protein codes for MKLKINTTKILRRIAITFISILVFLTLLILSLRLPAVQNFIKDKLIVYLEKKIKTKVSLEKVYIGFPNSLVMENLYLKGQDVDTLLAVKKLDVGLHMLKLLNSTADITSVSMEGARANVVRKPNGKFNFDYIIDAFATSDKEESPSKPFIISLDKINLKDIGVTFNDQQSRNDIKLYFKSFDTRVKTFDLNKNNYAVNDINLDGLKLKLKQGLVEEVAQKVEKKVDSLNEKKPMNIGLRGIKLTHCDIDYGDENTKTFAKVIFTELSTKVNKLDLENNAFNVANVFLSGADINANLYLPAQNANPKKTKEPEVSKVSDQDKAMKLLLGKLVLNDVKVNYNNTAIAPTKQGMDFNHLNFSKMNMEVRSFKMENNTFAGTVNSAEIKEGRGLDIQKFNTDFVYAEKEAYLKDLYLQTPKTILRDEVILNYNSIDQLSSNLGAVKISANIKDSKIGFSDILNLVPTLRNTVPFNKYPNAILNVNANVKGSVNDLLIQDLKVSGLDQLRVMASGKIKNAMNPDQLYYDLRIGEFSSSAKTIFNLVPKNTIPSNISLPSHFSIKGNAKGTTKVVNADLNLYSTLGNAAIIAQVDMRKKNHELYDVKANLQGIQVGKIIQNKDIGPVTAQIAAKGESFDFKNANADLKGHVASAVYKGYRYQNMNLTGKINKGAYHVILDSKDPNASLQLTASGVYDEKNPTVKVNGEVIKLDVNKLGFYEKPMIIAGKIDGDFTSLDPNNLNGYLNLKDFAFSDTKEVYPVQEVNLKASSTQDSTQIVFNSQVADVELKGKYKLTQIFGALTQTVNQYYQFQKPDKSQKIDPGQHFNFTAKIKNDDLIRKFVPDLKDFETINLAGNYDADSQKIEIDGQIPRLLYGENSIEKGALKVTNENQALQYSLNVAALKSSSFSLNKINIDGDVADNTIRYNVTTKDEKDATQFLIAGSAKSLNDITEVSLNPNGLKLNYTDWNVAENNKIQISNKGILADNFILSNGNSEIAVQSETNSPSSPLNISLKDFKIETITELIKKDTVLARGTINGTAQLRDVTKNMTFTSDLNISDLIVYGSPVGNLAVKVNNASPKILNADIALSGNNNDVKILGDYNTSTSTFDLNMAINQLQMKSIQGFSMNAITNTEGYLSGNLKITGTTDKPNILGKVKFNDAGLEIAKTGSDFRHLSDEINFTSQGIEFDKFKIKDKDGNALVVDGQVLTQTYRDFAFNLNVNAKDFKVVNSEKSNDAIMYGILAIDAGLHIRGNLDLPKVDGRLSVADNTDFTFVLPQSSPTLQERDGIVEFVDQDQVVLNKTIKADSLNAQSRIKGMDVSVNIEVSKEAKLSLIIDKANGDFVQLQGEAELTGGIDPSGKTTLVGVYEVEKGSYDLSVSFLKRKFDIQKGSTITWTGEPTTAQMDITAVYKTEAPPIDLVEQQISGESASTLNQFKQRVPFNALLKMKGELLKPQLTFDITTDEKNNSVSTNVKDVVDQKLAQIRTQESELNKQVFALLLLNRFIGENPFESGAGMSAETMARQSVSKILSQQLNNLAAGLIKGVDLNFGLDSSEDYSSGEKNTRTDLNVDISKKLLNDRLKVTVGSNFGLEGQARQNENMTNIAGNVSVDYSLSKDGRYMLRAYRKDEYQVALQGQIIETGVGFIITLDYDKFREIFQKSKEKKPKKNQNNQVVEFK; via the coding sequence TTGAAACTGAAAATCAACACCACAAAAATTTTAAGGCGTATTGCAATAACCTTTATTTCAATATTGGTTTTTCTTACCCTGTTGATATTAAGCTTAAGGCTTCCTGCCGTTCAAAATTTCATTAAAGACAAGCTTATTGTTTACCTTGAGAAAAAAATCAAAACTAAGGTAAGCCTTGAAAAAGTTTACATCGGATTTCCCAACAGCCTTGTCATGGAAAATCTTTATCTCAAAGGACAGGATGTAGACACCCTTCTGGCAGTGAAGAAACTGGATGTAGGTTTACATATGCTGAAGCTCCTCAATTCTACAGCAGACATTACTTCAGTCAGCATGGAAGGTGCCCGTGCCAATGTTGTACGAAAACCGAATGGCAAATTCAATTTCGATTATATCATTGATGCTTTCGCAACCAGCGACAAAGAAGAAAGTCCTTCAAAGCCATTCATTATTTCTCTTGATAAAATCAATTTAAAAGATATTGGGGTAACCTTCAATGACCAACAATCCAGGAATGATATTAAACTATATTTTAAGTCTTTCGATACCAGGGTAAAAACTTTCGATCTTAATAAAAACAATTATGCGGTTAACGATATTAATCTTGACGGATTAAAATTAAAGTTAAAGCAGGGACTTGTAGAAGAAGTTGCTCAAAAGGTTGAGAAAAAAGTAGACTCTCTTAATGAAAAGAAACCGATGAATATTGGATTGAGAGGCATTAAGCTTACTCATTGCGATATTGATTACGGTGATGAAAATACAAAAACATTTGCAAAAGTTATATTCACAGAGCTGAGCACAAAGGTTAATAAATTGGATCTGGAAAACAATGCCTTCAACGTAGCAAATGTATTTCTATCCGGTGCGGACATTAATGCCAATCTTTATCTTCCCGCTCAGAATGCCAATCCGAAAAAGACAAAAGAACCTGAAGTTTCCAAAGTTTCAGATCAGGATAAAGCAATGAAACTTCTCTTAGGAAAGCTTGTTCTGAATGATGTAAAGGTAAACTATAACAATACCGCTATTGCCCCAACCAAACAGGGAATGGACTTCAACCACCTGAATTTTTCAAAAATGAATATGGAGGTGAGAAGCTTCAAAATGGAGAACAATACATTTGCGGGAACAGTAAATTCTGCAGAAATCAAAGAAGGCAGAGGACTGGATATTCAGAAATTCAATACGGATTTTGTGTATGCAGAAAAGGAGGCTTATCTCAAAGACCTTTATCTTCAGACTCCAAAAACAATATTGCGCGATGAGGTTATTTTAAACTATAACTCCATCGATCAACTAAGTTCAAACTTAGGCGCTGTAAAGATTTCGGCCAATATTAAAGATTCAAAAATAGGATTCTCTGACATTTTGAATCTGGTTCCAACGTTAAGAAATACAGTTCCATTTAATAAATATCCGAATGCTATTCTCAATGTAAATGCGAATGTAAAAGGAAGCGTGAATGATCTTTTAATTCAGGATCTTAAAGTTTCCGGGCTGGATCAGCTGAGGGTTATGGCATCCGGAAAAATTAAAAATGCGATGAATCCTGATCAGTTGTATTATGATCTGAGAATCGGAGAATTTTCTTCCAGTGCCAAAACGATATTCAATCTTGTCCCGAAAAATACGATTCCTTCCAATATTTCGCTTCCTTCTCATTTCAGCATCAAAGGAAATGCAAAAGGAACAACTAAAGTTGTAAATGCAGATCTTAACCTCTACTCTACACTCGGAAATGCGGCCATCATCGCACAAGTAGATATGCGGAAGAAAAATCATGAGTTATATGATGTAAAAGCAAATCTTCAGGGTATACAGGTAGGAAAAATTATTCAGAATAAGGATATTGGTCCTGTCACAGCACAGATTGCAGCGAAAGGAGAAAGTTTTGATTTTAAAAATGCCAATGCTGATTTAAAAGGACATGTTGCTTCTGCAGTCTACAAAGGATATCGTTATCAAAATATGAATCTTACCGGAAAGATCAACAAAGGGGCTTATCATGTTATTTTAGATTCAAAAGATCCTAATGCCAGTTTACAGCTGACCGCTTCCGGAGTTTATGATGAAAAAAATCCTACGGTAAAAGTAAACGGAGAAGTTATTAAACTTGATGTCAACAAGCTTGGCTTCTATGAAAAACCGATGATTATTGCCGGAAAAATTGATGGCGATTTCACCAGTCTGGATCCGAATAATCTGAACGGATATTTAAACCTTAAAGATTTTGCATTTTCAGATACCAAAGAAGTATATCCTGTACAGGAGGTCAATCTGAAAGCTTCTTCCACTCAGGATTCTACCCAGATTGTTTTCAATTCTCAAGTGGCAGATGTGGAACTGAAAGGTAAATATAAACTTACCCAGATTTTTGGAGCTTTAACGCAAACAGTCAACCAATATTATCAATTCCAGAAGCCGGATAAAAGTCAGAAAATTGATCCGGGACAGCATTTTAACTTTACTGCAAAGATTAAAAATGATGATCTGATCAGAAAATTTGTTCCGGATCTGAAAGATTTTGAAACCATCAATCTGGCAGGAAATTATGATGCAGATTCTCAGAAAATTGAAATTGACGGACAGATTCCGCGATTATTATATGGCGAAAATTCTATTGAAAAAGGGGCTTTAAAAGTAACGAATGAAAATCAGGCATTACAGTACAGTCTGAATGTTGCCGCATTAAAAAGCTCAAGTTTCTCTTTAAATAAAATTAATATCGACGGTGATGTTGCTGATAATACCATCCGCTACAATGTTACTACAAAAGATGAAAAAGACGCTACGCAATTCCTGATCGCCGGAAGTGCAAAATCCTTAAATGATATTACAGAAGTTTCTCTGAACCCGAATGGCTTAAAACTAAACTATACGGATTGGAACGTAGCTGAAAACAATAAAATCCAGATCAGCAACAAAGGGATTCTGGCTGATAATTTTATTTTGTCCAATGGAAACAGTGAAATTGCTGTTCAGTCTGAAACTAACAGTCCAAGCAGTCCTTTGAATATTTCGTTGAAAGATTTCAAGATTGAAACCATTACAGAACTTATTAAAAAAGACACAGTTCTGGCAAGAGGAACTATTAACGGAACAGCACAGCTTCGTGATGTGACTAAAAATATGACCTTTACTTCGGACCTTAATATTTCTGATTTGATCGTCTATGGAAGTCCTGTCGGAAATCTTGCAGTAAAAGTGAACAATGCTTCACCGAAGATCTTAAATGCAGATATTGCGCTTTCCGGAAATAATAATGATGTAAAAATCCTGGGAGATTATAACACTTCTACGAGTACTTTCGATCTGAATATGGCGATCAATCAGCTTCAGATGAAGAGTATTCAAGGGTTTTCTATGAATGCAATTACCAATACGGAAGGTTATCTTTCAGGAAATTTAAAGATTACAGGAACTACCGATAAACCTAATATTTTAGGAAAAGTAAAATTCAATGATGCCGGATTGGAAATTGCCAAAACCGGAAGTGATTTCAGACATCTGAGTGATGAAATCAACTTTACGAGCCAGGGAATTGAGTTTGATAAATTTAAAATTAAAGATAAAGACGGAAATGCTCTTGTTGTAGATGGGCAGGTTCTGACACAGACGTACAGAGATTTCGCCTTTAACCTGAATGTGAATGCAAAAGACTTTAAAGTAGTCAATTCAGAGAAATCCAATGATGCGATCATGTATGGTATTCTTGCTATTGATGCCGGACTTCATATCCGCGGAAACCTTGATCTTCCAAAAGTAGACGGAAGATTAAGCGTGGCAGACAATACGGATTTCACTTTTGTTCTTCCTCAGTCCAGCCCTACTTTGCAGGAAAGAGATGGTATTGTAGAATTTGTAGATCAGGATCAGGTGGTTTTAAACAAAACGATCAAAGCTGATTCTCTTAATGCACAAAGCCGTATCAAAGGAATGGATGTAAGCGTTAATATTGAAGTCAGCAAAGAAGCAAAACTGTCGCTGATTATTGATAAAGCCAATGGTGATTTCGTACAGCTTCAGGGTGAAGCAGAATTAACCGGAGGAATAGATCCGTCAGGAAAAACCACATTGGTAGGGGTATATGAAGTGGAAAAAGGTAGTTATGATCTTTCGGTGAGTTTCCTGAAACGTAAATTTGACATCCAGAAAGGAAGCACTATTACCTGGACCGGTGAACCTACAACGGCTCAAATGGATATTACCGCGGTCTATAAAACAGAAGCACCGCCTATTGACCTTGTAGAACAACAGATCAGTGGAGAAAGTGCTTCAACGTTGAATCAGTTTAAGCAGAGAGTTCCTTTCAATGCTTTATTAAAAATGAAAGGGGAATTATTGAAACCTCAGCTTACTTTTGATATTACTACAGATGAAAAAAACAATTCTGTATCTACTAATGTAAAAGATGTTGTAGATCAGAAGCTTGCCCAGATCAGAACTCAGGAGTCTGAACTGAACAAGCAGGTGTTTGCATTACTTCTTCTGAACCGTTTCATCGGAGAAAATCCTTTTGAAAGCGGAGCGGGAATGTCTGCAGAGACTATGGCAAGACAGAGTGTAAGTAAGATTCTTTCTCAGCAGCTGAACAATCTTGCGGCAGGTCTGATCAAAGGGGTTGATCTTAATTTTGGTCTTGATTCTTCAGAAGATTATTCCAGCGGAGAGAAAAACACCAGAACTGACCTGAATGTGGACATCAGCAAAAAACTATTGAACGACCGACTGAAAGTAACAGTAGGAAGTAATTTCGGACTGGAAGGCCAGGCCCGCCAGAATGAAAACATGACCAATATTGCAGGTAACGTTTCCGTAGATTACAGTCTTTCCAAAGATGGAAGATATATGCTGCGTGCTTATCGTAAGGATGAATATCAGGTAGCTCTTCAGGGGCAGATCATAGAAACCGGAGTTGGATTTATCATTACATTGGATTATGACAAATTCCGCGAGATTTTCCAGAAATCTAAAGAAAAGAAGCCGAAAAAAAATCAAAATAACCAAGTGGTAGAATTTAAATAA
- a CDS encoding BamA/TamA family outer membrane protein: MSNKFHIYCKYLLVSGMASTVVSCSNTRFLKEGQMLYTGAKVKIENDTISKKEKKDLQAALEANLTPKPNSTFLGLRPKLYFYNIAKEPKKDKGFNYWLKYKVGEKPVLLGDVDREFNKDIIENYSENKGYFNAKATYDTVSKNKKAQVIYTVRPGSRYLIDGVKFQKDSTLVNQEIQSLTDKTLLKNGKPFDLDVIKAERDRIDNRLKERGFYYFHPDNIIVQADSTVSKNHKVELNVKLKDNTPDLATQQFSIDNVIVFPNYNIQDVKDGKYSIPMDKDSLSKYRFDDIYVIDPQHKFKPKIFDRALYFKKGDLYNRSNHNLTLNRLISLGVFKFVKNEFIVSDSLSHKFDAYYLLTPRQVQSLRLEALGRTNSANYAGSELNLNWTHRNFFRGAEQFKASIYGAFDFQMGGAQNANNIFRAGTNVQLSIPRIVAPFRFHSSSEFVPRTNITLGYEFQNRTQYYTLNNFTGSFGYVWKENARKEHDLKVIDITLVSPANVTAEYDSISKKNPAMQRVVAKQLIFGPTYSYTYTNTMLPRTNTFYYKGTLDLAGNITGLVTGADVKKDKEKKIFGIPFSQYVKIENDVRFYHKFTEKSSLATRFIGGIAYPYGNSEFIPFSKQFFSGGSNSIRAFRARTLGPGSFDPRTIDPGTYFDQSGDVKLELNAEYRANLYKFLNAAVFVDAGNIWLLHDDSTRPGAKFSKDFLNEIAVGAGVGLRLDFSILILRLDLAMPLRVPYYQKGDRWAFDKINFGDSNWRKDNLVLNIAIGYPF; encoded by the coding sequence ATGAGTAATAAGTTCCATATATATTGTAAGTATCTGTTGGTTTCCGGAATGGCATCCACCGTAGTTTCGTGCAGTAATACAAGGTTTTTGAAAGAAGGCCAGATGCTTTACACAGGAGCCAAAGTAAAGATTGAAAACGATACGATTTCTAAAAAGGAAAAGAAAGATCTTCAGGCTGCATTAGAAGCCAATCTTACTCCAAAGCCCAATTCTACATTTTTAGGACTGCGCCCCAAACTATACTTTTATAATATTGCCAAAGAGCCGAAAAAAGATAAAGGCTTTAATTACTGGCTTAAATATAAAGTGGGTGAGAAACCTGTCTTATTAGGTGATGTAGACCGGGAGTTCAACAAAGATATTATTGAGAATTATTCTGAAAATAAAGGATATTTCAATGCTAAAGCCACTTATGATACCGTTTCAAAGAATAAAAAAGCCCAGGTTATTTATACGGTAAGACCGGGTTCAAGATATTTGATTGACGGAGTAAAATTCCAGAAAGATTCTACACTGGTGAATCAGGAAATTCAAAGCCTTACTGACAAAACCCTTCTTAAAAACGGAAAACCATTTGATCTGGATGTCATCAAAGCAGAAAGAGACAGAATTGACAACAGGTTAAAAGAAAGAGGTTTTTATTATTTCCATCCCGATAATATTATTGTGCAGGCGGACAGTACGGTGAGCAAAAATCATAAGGTTGAGCTTAATGTAAAGCTGAAGGACAATACGCCGGATTTAGCAACTCAGCAGTTTAGTATTGATAATGTTATTGTATTTCCAAATTACAACATTCAGGATGTGAAAGATGGGAAATACAGCATTCCGATGGATAAAGATTCTCTTTCTAAATATCGTTTCGACGACATTTACGTTATTGATCCTCAACATAAGTTTAAACCGAAGATTTTTGACAGAGCCTTATATTTCAAAAAAGGAGATCTTTATAACCGCTCGAATCACAATCTGACCCTGAACCGATTAATCAGTCTGGGTGTCTTCAAATTTGTAAAGAACGAGTTTATCGTATCTGACTCTTTAAGCCATAAATTTGATGCGTATTACCTATTAACTCCAAGACAAGTCCAGTCGCTTCGTCTGGAAGCCTTGGGAAGAACCAACTCTGCCAACTATGCGGGTAGTGAGCTGAACCTCAACTGGACGCACAGGAATTTCTTCAGGGGTGCAGAACAATTTAAAGCATCCATCTACGGAGCTTTTGATTTCCAGATGGGAGGTGCTCAGAACGCCAATAATATTTTCCGTGCAGGAACAAATGTGCAGCTTTCGATCCCGAGAATTGTGGCCCCGTTCCGTTTTCATTCTTCCAGTGAATTTGTTCCCAGAACGAATATTACATTGGGATATGAATTTCAGAACAGAACACAATATTATACCCTTAATAATTTCACCGGATCATTCGGATATGTGTGGAAAGAAAATGCGAGGAAAGAACATGATCTGAAAGTCATTGATATTACTTTGGTATCGCCAGCAAATGTTACTGCAGAGTACGATTCAATATCAAAGAAGAATCCCGCTATGCAAAGAGTTGTAGCAAAGCAGCTTATTTTCGGCCCTACCTATTCTTACACATACACTAATACCATGCTGCCAAGAACCAATACCTTTTATTATAAAGGAACCCTTGATCTTGCAGGAAATATCACTGGATTGGTTACCGGAGCAGATGTAAAAAAAGATAAGGAAAAGAAAATATTTGGTATTCCTTTCAGCCAGTACGTAAAGATCGAAAATGATGTTAGATTCTATCATAAATTCACTGAAAAATCTTCACTGGCTACGAGATTTATCGGAGGAATTGCCTATCCATACGGAAATTCAGAATTTATTCCTTTCTCCAAGCAATTTTTCTCTGGCGGAAGTAACAGTATAAGAGCATTCCGTGCAAGAACGTTAGGTCCTGGTAGCTTTGATCCGAGAACCATAGATCCGGGTACTTATTTTGATCAGTCCGGAGATGTTAAACTGGAATTGAATGCTGAGTACAGAGCCAATCTTTATAAGTTTTTAAATGCAGCTGTCTTTGTGGATGCCGGAAATATCTGGCTGCTTCATGATGACTCCACAAGACCGGGAGCAAAGTTTTCAAAAGATTTTTTAAATGAAATTGCGGTGGGAGCCGGAGTGGGTCTGAGACTGGATTTTTCTATCCTGATCTTAAGGTTGGATCTGGCAATGCCACTGAGAGTTCCTTATTATCAAAAAGGGGACAGATGGGCTTTCGATAAAATTAATTTCGGAGACTCTAACTGGAGAAAAGATAACCTTGTTTTAAATATTGCCATCGGATATCCTTTTTAA
- a CDS encoding YihY/virulence factor BrkB family protein, whose protein sequence is MIKNAKFFWEVLKDTFTEWNNSTASKDSASLAYYAIFSIPGLLIIIIWVLGNFFGEEAIRGQISTQISGIMGPDVAKSIEGMLAGALIDKKNIFMKAVGVGSLVFGSTTLFFQLQHSLNSLWEVEAAPKKALIKFLLDRANSLGMILIMGFLLMITMVLSSLISLFNQIITRYFGFETYMLVEFVNFAVGFGLVMLLFALMFKVLPDVLISWKPVWKGAFLTTVLFTLGKFLLSLYFNQVKPTSAFGAAGTVILIMMWINYSCMLIFFGAVFTKVYTYKKGYKAILSKHARWTPAKLYADSLKQMHGEGDNKM, encoded by the coding sequence ATGATCAAAAATGCTAAATTTTTCTGGGAGGTTCTGAAAGACACATTTACAGAATGGAACAATTCTACTGCATCAAAAGATTCAGCAAGTCTTGCTTATTATGCTATCTTTTCAATCCCGGGATTATTGATCATTATTATATGGGTACTTGGAAATTTCTTTGGCGAAGAAGCTATCCGTGGACAAATCAGCACGCAGATCAGTGGTATTATGGGCCCCGATGTTGCTAAAAGTATTGAAGGTATGCTGGCGGGCGCTTTGATTGACAAAAAGAATATTTTCATGAAAGCCGTCGGAGTTGGATCCTTGGTTTTCGGTTCTACGACACTTTTTTTTCAACTTCAGCATTCATTAAATTCACTTTGGGAAGTAGAAGCTGCTCCCAAAAAGGCATTGATTAAATTTCTCCTGGACAGAGCCAATTCTTTGGGGATGATTCTTATTATGGGATTTCTTTTGATGATCACCATGGTTTTATCTTCTCTGATCAGCCTTTTCAATCAGATTATTACCAGATATTTTGGTTTTGAAACCTATATGTTGGTAGAGTTTGTGAATTTTGCTGTAGGTTTTGGTCTTGTGATGCTCTTATTTGCTTTAATGTTTAAAGTACTTCCCGATGTTTTGATCAGTTGGAAACCAGTATGGAAAGGAGCTTTTCTGACAACAGTTTTATTTACCCTCGGAAAGTTTTTATTAAGTCTTTATTTTAACCAAGTAAAACCTACTTCAGCCTTTGGTGCTGCCGGAACGGTTATCCTGATTATGATGTGGATCAACTATTCCTGTATGCTGATATTTTTTGGTGCCGTATTCACCAAAGTTTATACATACAAAAAAGGATATAAAGCCATTCTTTCCAAGCATGCAAGATGGACTCCAGCCAAGTTATATGCAGATAGTCTGAAACAGATGCATGGTGAGGGAGATAATAAGATGTAA
- the argS gene encoding arginine--tRNA ligase — translation MNIKDIIEQKLSEVILNVYQLKDIKLEVQENKTEFEGDFTIVTFPLVKQLKKNPESIGVELGEALTEQTEVFESFNVVKGFLNVKVKNQLFVDNFRSVSKNFSTIEKKNATVMVEYSSPNTNKPLHLGHIRNNLLGFSVAQILKEAGYDVIKTQIINDRGIHICKSMLAWEKFGKGETPETTNTKGDKFVGNYYVEFDKNYKKEIAELVEQGVGEEQAKKDAPVMKEAQKMLLDWENGEATVRALWEEMNSWVYKGFNETYKRLGVDFDQVQYESNTYILGKDLIQAGLDKGVLYQKEDGSVWCDLTDEGLDQKLLLRSDGTSVYMTQDLGTAVERFKDNNIQKLIYTVGNEQDYHFQVLFKIMKKLGYSWADQLFHLSYGMVELPEGKMKSREGTVVDADDLMAEMHETAKLKAIEQGKLDGLSEEVKVASYEIIGMGALKYFMLKVDPKKKMLFNPAESIEFNGNTGPFIQYTYARTQSLLAKADYQYKEISVVTLNQYEKELIMLLANYKTIVERAAEALSPALIANYVYDLAKSYNSFYQSNIILKLEDENVKQFRLNISDITAKIIKKSLELLGIGTVNRM, via the coding sequence ATGAATATTAAAGATATCATAGAGCAAAAACTTTCAGAAGTCATTTTAAATGTATACCAGTTAAAAGACATCAAGCTGGAAGTTCAGGAAAATAAAACGGAATTTGAGGGTGATTTTACCATTGTTACTTTTCCGTTGGTGAAACAGTTGAAAAAAAATCCTGAAAGTATTGGGGTTGAACTAGGTGAAGCTTTGACAGAGCAGACAGAAGTTTTTGAAAGTTTTAATGTAGTAAAAGGTTTCCTTAATGTTAAGGTTAAAAACCAATTGTTTGTAGATAACTTCAGATCTGTAAGCAAGAATTTCTCCACTATAGAAAAGAAAAATGCTACGGTAATGGTAGAATATTCTTCACCGAATACGAATAAACCATTACACTTAGGGCACATCAGAAATAATTTATTAGGATTTTCTGTAGCTCAGATTTTAAAAGAAGCCGGATATGATGTGATCAAAACTCAGATCATTAATGACAGAGGAATTCATATCTGCAAATCAATGCTGGCTTGGGAGAAATTCGGGAAGGGAGAAACTCCTGAAACAACGAATACTAAAGGAGATAAGTTTGTTGGAAACTATTACGTAGAATTTGACAAAAATTATAAAAAAGAAATTGCAGAGCTTGTAGAGCAGGGAGTAGGAGAAGAACAGGCTAAAAAGGATGCTCCGGTGATGAAAGAAGCGCAGAAAATGCTTTTAGATTGGGAGAATGGAGAAGCCACTGTAAGAGCGCTTTGGGAAGAGATGAATTCATGGGTTTACAAAGGATTCAATGAAACGTATAAAAGACTGGGTGTTGACTTTGATCAGGTTCAGTACGAAAGCAATACTTATATTTTAGGGAAAGATCTTATTCAGGCAGGGTTGGATAAAGGAGTTCTGTACCAGAAAGAAGATGGTTCTGTTTGGTGTGATCTTACCGATGAGGGACTTGATCAGAAGCTGTTGCTGCGTTCAGACGGTACTTCAGTCTATATGACGCAGGATTTGGGAACAGCCGTAGAGCGTTTTAAAGACAACAATATTCAAAAGTTGATTTACACTGTTGGAAATGAACAGGATTATCACTTCCAGGTTTTATTTAAAATTATGAAAAAGCTTGGATATTCATGGGCAGATCAGTTATTCCACCTTTCTTATGGTATGGTTGAACTTCCGGAAGGAAAAATGAAATCCCGTGAAGGAACTGTTGTGGATGCGGACGACCTAATGGCAGAAATGCATGAAACGGCAAAATTAAAAGCTATAGAACAAGGAAAACTTGATGGTCTTTCAGAAGAAGTAAAAGTAGCTTCTTATGAAATCATCGGAATGGGGGCACTCAAATATTTCATGCTGAAAGTGGATCCTAAGAAAAAAATGCTATTCAATCCGGCAGAAAGTATTGAATTTAATGGAAATACAGGTCCGTTTATTCAATATACCTACGCTCGTACGCAGTCTTTGCTGGCAAAAGCAGATTACCAGTATAAAGAAATCTCGGTTGTAACTTTAAACCAGTATGAAAAAGAACTAATCATGCTTTTGGCTAACTACAAGACAATTGTTGAAAGAGCAGCAGAAGCGTTGAGCCCAGCCTTGATCGCCAATTATGTTTATGACCTGGCTAAATCTTATAATTCGTTCTACCAAAGTAATATTATTCTGAAACTGGAAGATGAAAATGTAAAACAATTCCGTTTGAATATTTCAGATATTACAGCGAAGATAATCAAAAAATCGTTGGAACTACTGGGAATCGGAACAGTAAACAGAATGTAA
- a CDS encoding lipocalin family protein, whose translation MKFLIGLIAIMGIVSCSSDDDRSNSKTEEVSVNGTWKPSRYEFKGKSYPVSTCEKKGQILINTDFSGVYERYEAGAGAGECTKPESYSGKWAYDRMYGKLTLTYTEAGVSKTSQKTVEDFSATELKITDGSKNVDGIPGNDDAVLVYIRE comes from the coding sequence ATGAAGTTTTTGATCGGGCTTATTGCCATAATGGGAATTGTTTCTTGCAGCAGTGATGATGACAGGAGTAATTCTAAAACAGAAGAGGTAAGTGTTAATGGTACATGGAAACCTTCACGATATGAGTTTAAAGGGAAAAGCTATCCTGTATCCACTTGTGAAAAAAAAGGACAGATACTTATTAATACTGACTTTTCGGGAGTATATGAAAGATATGAAGCGGGTGCTGGAGCAGGTGAGTGTACAAAACCTGAATCCTATTCAGGGAAATGGGCTTATGATAGGATGTATGGTAAACTAACGCTTACTTATACAGAAGCAGGAGTGAGTAAAACATCACAGAAAACTGTCGAAGATTTTTCTGCTACCGAACTGAAAATTACTGATGGTTCTAAAAATGTAGATGGAATCCCAGGGAATGACGATGCTGTATTAGTTTATATAAGAGAATAA